From a region of the Candidatus Methanoperedens sp. genome:
- a CDS encoding DNA repair exonuclease produces MNFLHASDFHLGYAQYGLLERFKDYARAFQYVIQYAIDHKVEFILISGDLFHKRNINAPTYEQAYKVLSELREKSPSTQVYAIEGNHDLALYQDGKSWLEILNSQGLLKLIRLKEANGVKLMGDFVELDNFRIFGVKYLGSSTVSVIPQVAEEIKKINAANGEKYTILMMHFGMEGQIKQEVAGEVPYNSLLPLKEVVDYLALGHYHTKYELDGWVFNPGSVEMMSLNEYDMPKGFYHIRDNGAKLISPITRPVRRIRLDMSDIATLEDLYSKINAKIERETTVQSDKAPLIELMLYGEMNFPKSDVNLDRIRNMLIEQFKPLWSEVKLQRTNSPYTIKEGDVRGLTREQIELRVFSDRIKLDGRYRDNVDDVVKIMVEVKKMAAANIEANSVLKELRWSFAKIKSDVSENNIRTDKMENPQQTLLSRMGE; encoded by the coding sequence ATGAACTTCCTGCACGCGAGCGACTTCCACCTCGGCTATGCGCAGTACGGTCTCCTCGAGCGCTTCAAGGACTACGCCCGCGCCTTCCAATATGTCATACAATACGCCATCGACCACAAGGTCGAATTCATCCTCATCTCAGGCGACCTCTTCCATAAAAGGAACATAAACGCGCCCACGTATGAACAGGCGTATAAGGTGCTTTCAGAACTCAGGGAGAAAAGCCCTTCCACTCAGGTGTATGCCATTGAGGGAAACCATGACCTCGCTCTCTACCAGGACGGCAAAAGCTGGCTTGAGATACTCAACTCCCAGGGTTTGCTCAAACTCATAAGGCTGAAAGAAGCCAATGGTGTGAAACTGATGGGCGACTTCGTGGAGCTGGATAATTTCCGCATCTTCGGGGTGAAATACCTTGGCTCATCCACTGTTTCTGTAATTCCACAGGTAGCAGAGGAGATAAAGAAAATAAATGCTGCGAATGGAGAAAAATATACCATCCTGATGATGCATTTTGGCATGGAAGGGCAGATAAAACAGGAGGTTGCCGGGGAGGTACCATATAATTCGCTCCTGCCCTTAAAAGAAGTGGTAGATTACCTTGCGCTCGGGCATTATCATACGAAATATGAACTTGATGGATGGGTTTTCAACCCGGGCAGCGTTGAAATGATGTCCTTGAACGAGTATGATATGCCAAAGGGGTTCTATCATATCCGGGATAATGGTGCAAAACTCATATCCCCCATTACCCGTCCCGTCAGGCGCATCAGGCTTGACATGAGCGATATCGCCACTCTCGAAGACCTTTATTCGAAAATCAACGCTAAAATCGAAAGAGAAACTACAGTCCAATCAGATAAGGCACCGCTTATCGAACTTATGCTCTATGGAGAGATGAACTTCCCGAAATCCGATGTGAACCTGGATCGCATCAGGAATATGCTTATCGAACAATTTAAACCCCTGTGGTCGGAGGTCAAGCTCCAGCGAACAAATTCACCATACACCATCAAAGAAGGGGACGTGCGGGGGCTTACGCGCGAGCAGATAGAGCTTCGTGTATTCTCAGACCGGATAAAACTTGACGGGAGGTACAGGGATAATGTGGATGATGTCGTAAAGATAATGGTCGAAGTGAAAAAAATGGCTGCTGCGAATATCGAAGCGAACTCAGTCCTTAAAGAATTGAGATGGAGCTTTGCGAAAATAAAAAGCGATGTCTCAGAAAATAATATCAGGACAGATAAGATGGAAAATCCTCAACAGACCTTACTTTCACGCATGGGGGAATGA